A genomic region of Jaculus jaculus isolate mJacJac1 chromosome 10, mJacJac1.mat.Y.cur, whole genome shotgun sequence contains the following coding sequences:
- the Rora gene encoding nuclear receptor ROR-alpha: protein MMYFVIAAMKAQIEIIPCKICGDKSSGIHYGVITCEGCKGFFRRSQQSNATYSCPRQKNCLIDRTSRNRCQHCRLQKCLAVGMSRDAVKFGRMSKKQRDSLYAEVQKHRLQQQQRDHQQQPGEAEPLTPTYSISANGLTELQDDLSSYVDGHTPEGSKADSAVSSFYLDIQPSPDQSGLDINGIKPEPICDYTPASGFFPYCSFTNGEASPTVSMAELEHLAQNISKSHLETCQYLREELQQITWQTFLQEEVENYQNKQREVMWQLCAIKITEAIQYVVEFAKRIDGFMELCQNDQIVLLKAGSLEVVFIRMCRAFDSQNNTVYFDGKYASPDVFKSLGCEDFISFVFEFGKSLCSMHLTEDEIALFSAFVLMSADRSWLQEKVKIEKLQQKIQLALQHVLQKNHREDGILTKLICKVSTLRALCGRHTEKLMAFKAIYPDIVRLHFPPLYKELFTSEFEPAMQIDG from the exons GGTTTTTTCAGGAGAAGTCAGCAGAGCAACGCCACCTATTCCTGTCCCCGTCAGAAGAACTGTTTGATCGATCGAACCAGTAGAAACCGCTGCCAACACTGTCGGCTACAGAAATGCCTGGCTGTGGGGATGTCTCGAGATG CCGTCAAGTTTGGCCGGATGTCGAAGAAGCAGCGGGACAGCTTGTACGCAGAGGTGCAGAAGCAccggctgcagcagcagcagcgtgaCCACCAGCAGCAGCCGGGCGAAGCGGAGCCGCTGACGCCCACCTACAGCATCTCGGCCAACGGGCTGACGGAGCTGCAGGACGACCTCAGCAGCTACGTGGACGGGCACACCCCCGAGGGCAGCAAGGCCGACTCGGCCGTCAGCAGCTTCTACCTGGACATACAGCCCTCGCCGGACCAGTCAGGGCTGGACATCAACGGGATCAAACCGGAGCCCATATGTGACTACACACCAGCGTCTGGCTTCTTCCCCTACTGCTCCTTCACCAACGGAGAGGCCTCCCCGACGGTGTCCATGGCGGAACTAG AGCATCTTGCACAGAATATATCCAAGTCCCACCTGGAAACCTGCCAGTACTTGCGGGAAGAGCTGCAGCAGATAACGTGGCAGACCTTCCTGCAGGAAGAGGTCGAGAATTACCAGAACAAG cAGCGAGAGGTGATGTGGCAGCTGTGTGCCATCAAAATCACAGAAGCCATCCAGTATGTGGTGGAGTTTGCCAAACGCATCGATGGGTTTATGGAACTGTGTCAAAACGATCAAATTGTGCTTCTGAAAGCAG GTTCTCTCGAGGTGGTGTTTATCAGGATGTGCCGTGCCTTTGACTCTCAGAACAACACCGTGTACTTTGACGGGAAGTATGCCAGCCCCGATGTCTTCAAATCCTTAG GTTGTGAAGACTTCATTAGCTTTGTGTTTGAATTCGGGAAGAGCTTGTGTTCTATGCACCTGACTGAAGACGAGATTGCATTGTTCTCTGCATTTGTACTGATGTCAGCAG ATCGTTCCTGGTTGCAGGAAAAGGTAAAGATAGAGAAACTGCAGCAGAAAATCCAGCTAGCTCTGCAGCACGTCCTGCAGAAGAACCATCGAGAGGATGGAATTCTCACCAAG TTAATATGCAAGGTGTCTACGTTAAGAGCCTTATGTGGACGACATACGGAAAAGCTCATGGCGTTCAAAGCAATATACCCAGACATTGTGCGACTGCATTTTCCTCCGTTATACAAGGAATTGTTCACTTCAGAGTTTGAGCCAGCGATGCAAATTGATGGGTAA